In Anomalospiza imberbis isolate Cuckoo-Finch-1a 21T00152 chromosome 10, ASM3175350v1, whole genome shotgun sequence, the following proteins share a genomic window:
- the EIF4A2 gene encoding eukaryotic initiation factor 4A-II gives MSGGSADYSRDHGGPEGMEPDGVIESNWNEIVDNFDDMNLKESLLRGIYAYGFEKPSAIQQRAIIPCIKGYDVIAQAQSGTGKTATFAISILQQLEIDLKESQALVLAPTRELAQQIQKVILALGDYMGATCHACIGGTNVRNEMQKLQAEAPHIVVGTPGRVFDMLNRRYLSPKWIKMFVLDEADEMLSRGFKDQIYEIFQKLSTNIQVVLLSATMPMDVLEVTKKFMRDPIRILVKKEELTLEGIKQFYINVEREEWKLDTLCDLYETLTITQAVIFLNTRRKVDWLTEKMHARDFTVSALHGDMDQKERDVIMREFRSGSSRVLITTDLLARGIDVQQVSLVINYDLPTNRENYIHRIGRGGRFGRKGVAINFVTEEDKRILRDIETFYNTTVEEMPMNVADLI, from the exons ATGTCAGGGGGCTCCGCGGATTATAGCAG AGACCATGGCGGCCCAGAGGGAATGGAGCCCGATGGTGTCATCGAG agCAATTGGAATGAGATTGTTGACAATTTCGATGATATGAATTTAAAAGAATCCCTTCTAAGGGGCATTTATGCTTATGGTTTTGAGAAGCCTTCAGCTATTCAGCAGAGAGCTATTATTCCATGCATCAAAG GGTATGATGTGATTGCTCAAGCTCAGTCAGGTACTGGCAAGACAGCCACATTTGCTATTTCCATCCTGCAGCAGTTGGAGATTGATCTCAAGGAGTCCCAGGCACTAGTATTGGCCCCTACCAGAGAACTGGCTCAACAG ATTCAGAAGGTAATCCTGGCCCTGGGAGACTACATGGGAGCAACATGCCATGCTTGTATTGGTGGCACAAACGTGCGCAATGAAATGCAGAAACTCCAGGCTGAGGCTCCACACATCGTGGTGGGAACTCCAGGGCGTGTGTTTGATATGTTGAACAGGCGCTATCTTT CACCGAAATGGATCAAAATGTTTGTTCTGGATGAAGCTGATGAAATGTTGAGCCGTGGATTTAAGGATCAAATTTATGAGATCTTTCAAAAACTAAGCACAAACATCCAG GTTGTGTTGCTGTCAGCTACAATGCCAATGGATGTGTTGGAAGTGACCAAAAAGTTCATGAGAGATCCCATCCGTATTTTGGTGAAGAAGGAGGAGCTGACTCTGGAGGGTATCAAGCAGTTCTACATTAATGTTGAGAGAGAG GAATGGAAGCTGGATACTCTCTGTGATTTGTATGAAACACTGACCATTACACAGGCTGTTATTTTCCTGAATACAAGGAGAAAAGTAGACTGGCTTACGGAGAAAATGCATGCCCGGGACTTCACAGTCTCAGCTCTG CATGGTGACATGGACCAGAAGGAACGGGATGTTATCATGAGAGAGTTTAGATCAGGGTCCAGCCGTGTCCTGATCACTACTGACTTGCTG GCTCGTGGCATTGATGTGCAGCAAGTGTCCCTGGTTATCAATTACGACCTGCCGACCAATCGTGAGAATTACATTCACAG AATTGGCCGGGGTGGCCGTTTTGGCAGAAAAGGTGTGGCTATCAATTTTGTCACTGAAGAGGACAAGAGGATCCTGCGAGACATTGAGACTTTCTACAATACTACAGTGGAGGAGATGCCGATGAATGTGGCTGATCTCATTTAA